From one Trifolium pratense cultivar HEN17-A07 linkage group LG1, ARS_RC_1.1, whole genome shotgun sequence genomic stretch:
- the LOC123892807 gene encoding codeine O-demethylase-like, with protein MPISFPSLKELIAKEGLKSVPERYIHRDIDHPILSSKDSLQQLPIIDLSKLLSEEVKGPELEKLDIACKEWGFFQLINHGLSMALMEDMKIGAKELFNLSMEEKSKLWQKPGDMEGFGKMIDVYEDEPSDWVDLFYIFTLPAHLRKPHLFPNLPLPFRENLETYCTKNRELANNILDLIGKALGIESNDIKESLGEGGQSIRINYYSPCPQPENVLGLKAHTDASALTILFQNNEVEGLQIKKDGTWISVKPLPNAFIVSLGDVMEVITNGIYKSTTHRAIVNSTKERLSIATFYGPEWCKNIGPVSSLLTPQTPPLFKTIGVADFYKGYLSPENHGKSYIHDVLKIQNQDIKD; from the exons atgcctatttCTTTTCCTTCATTGAAAGAATTAATAGCAAAAGAAGGACTAAAAAGTGTTCCAGAGAGATATATTCATAGGGATATTGACCATCCAATTTTATCTAGCAAAGATTCTTTGCAACAGCTTCCTATAATTGACCTTAGCAAATTGTTGTCTGAAGAAGTGAAGGGTCCTGAATTAGAGAAGCTGGACATTGCATGCAAAGAATGGGGTTTCTTCCAG CTAATTAATCATGGACTTAGCATGGCATTGATGGAAGATATGAAGATAGGTGCTAAAGAGCTCTTCAACCTTTCAATGGAAGAGAAGAGTAAGCTTTGGCAGAAACCAGGAGATATGGAAGGGTTTGGTAAAATGATTGATGTGTATGAAGATGAACCATCAGATTGGGTAGATTTGTTCTACATTTTCACACTTCCTGCCCACTTAAGGAAGCCTCATTTATTCCCTAATTTACCACTGCCATTCAG GGAAAACTTAGAGACCTATTGTACAAAGAATAGAGAACTTGCAAACAACATTTTGGATCTTATAGGGAAAGCTCTTGGCATAGAATCAAATGATATTAAAGAGTCATTAGGAGAAGGAGGACAATCAATTAGGATAAACTACTATTCTCCATGTCCTCAACCAGAAAATGTTCTTGGTCTTAAGGCTCATACTGATGCATCTGCCCTCACCATTCTTTTCCAAAACAATGAAGTTGAAGGACTCCAAATTAAAAAAGATGGAACATGGATTAGTGTTAAGCCACTCCCAAATGCTTTTATCGTTAGTCTTGGAGATGTTATGGAG GTAATAACAAATGGTATATACAAGAGCACTACACACCGAGCAATAGTAAACTCAACAAAAGAGAGACTATCCATTGCAACATTTTATGGTCCAGAATGGTGTAAAAATATAGGTCCAGTATCATCTCTTTTAACTCCACAAACACCACCATTGTTCAAAACAATTGGTGTAGCTGATTTCTACAAAGGATATCTTTCACCTGAAAATCATGGCAAATCATACATACATGATGTTTTGAAGATCCAAAATCAAGACATCAAAGATTAG